Proteins encoded together in one Sylvia atricapilla isolate bSylAtr1 chromosome 2, bSylAtr1.pri, whole genome shotgun sequence window:
- the CHMP2B gene encoding charged multivesicular body protein 2b, protein MASLFKKKTVDDIIKEQNRELRGTQRAISRDRAALEKQEKQLELEIKKMAKTGNKEACKVLAKQLVQLRKQKNRTYAVSSKVTSMSTQTKVMNSQMKMAGAMSATAKTMQAVNKKMDPQKTLQTMQNFQKENMKMEMTEEMINDTLDDIFDASDEEEESQDIVNQVLDEIGIEISGKMAKAPSAARGLPSASASTTTTISDEEIERQLKALGVD, encoded by the exons ATGGCCTCGCTCTTCAAGAAGAAGACCGTGGACG atatAATAAAGGAGCAAAATCGAGAGTTAAGAGGTACACAGAGGGCTATAAGCAGAGATAGAGCAGCActtgaaaaacaggaaaaacagctg GAACTGGAAATCAAGAAAATGGCTAAGACTGGTAACAAAGAGGCCTGCAAAGTGCTGGCAAAGCAGCTGGTGCAGCTGAGGAAGCAGAAGAATCGAACCTATGCTGTGAGCTCCAAAGTCACTTCCATGTCCACTCAGACCAAGGTCATGAACTCCCAGATGAAGATGGCAGGAGCTATGTCAGCTACAGCAAAA ACAATGCAAGCAGTTAATAAGAAAATGGATCCACAAAAGACGCTACAAACTATGCAGaatttccagaaggaaaacatgaagaTGGAAATGACTGAAGAAATGA ttaaTGATACTCTGGATGATATTTTTGATGCTtctgatgaagaggaagaaagccAAGATATTGTTAACCAAGTTCTTGATGAGATCGGGATTGAAATCTCTGGCAAG ATGGCCAaagctccctcagctgccagAGGTTTGCCATCTGCGTCAGcatccaccaccaccaccatatCGGATGAGGAGATCGAGCGCCAGCTCAAAGCCTTGGGAGTGGATTAA